TCCAACAATTCGCTTTTCGAGATATGGATTTGCTTCTTTTTTAACTGAAAATAGGCTAAGATAGCATCTTGCTGTTTTGGCGCGCGATTCAAACTTTCTACTAAGATTCTTTTTTCTTCCTCACGTTCTAAATCTATGTTTAATATCAAAAATGCTTTTTTCTTTGGTATGTAGCGATCTTTTATTTCTTCGGATATAAGAATAGCCCCGCGATTGAGCAGCGTTTTCAATAAAGGAAACACTGTCTTCTGCCCTAAAAGTTTGACAACATCACCTACTTTCAATTCCCCAGCTACATCTAAAGCATCTAAAATCAGGTATTCTTTATCGCTTAAACGTGAACGATCTATTTCACTATTATCAGCAGCAATAATTTTAGTCTCAGAAGCCAATTTCAATGCAGCTGGCATAGCCGCCTGCATTACTTCACCCAAGTGACATAGATAATATTCTTTCACCCAATCCCACAAACGTAATTGCTTGGGGGTAATAACTGGTTGATCATCCAAAATATCCAGAATATATTTGGCCTCATAACGATTAGGGGCCTTAGTTGAGATATCGTAAACAATAGCTGCATAAATCTTGCTTTTTCCAAACTGAACAATCACTCGTTTACCAATTGCCACTTTGTTTTTTAACTCATTTGGCACACGATAGGTATAAGTTTTTGAAATAGCCAGCGGCAACACAACATCAACAAACAACGTTACCCGTTCCGGCAAATGTTCGCTTACTTGAAATTCTATCATAAGTGCATAAATTAAGACATTATCTACCCTTAAGTGTGGCCAAAAATAATGTTACCCAACCGAGGATAAAAGCAACTCCACCTATCGGAGTCACAGGACCTAATATTTGAGTTTCCGAAATACCTGTAATTTCTCTAGTTGATAAAAGATATAATGATCCGCAAAACAACAATATTCCGATGGTAAAAGCAAAATATGACACATTTATAAGCGTGTTTTTAGCTCTGGAAAAAGTAGCTAAAAAAAGTAATGCAAGCGTATGATAAAACTGGTAGTTAACTGCTGTATGCCAGTTCTCTATACTTTGTTCACTAATTTTCCCGGAGAGGCCGTGTGCTCCAAAAGCTCCCAATATAACTGCAATCATCCCAAAGAATGCAGCGGTCAGTATGATACGTTTGTTCATTAATTGGATTTGTTTTAGCGGCTAATTTAATAAACCTATTACATTTTCACTTGGTCGGCGTTAATTTTTTACCTTTGCTATGGCACCATGAGAAAAATTATAATACTTACCAGCATATTGTTTGTTGCAGTTATTGCTGCGGCAGTCCTATATTTTAAAAGCCTTCACGATAATAGTCGGTCGCAGAATCGTACCATTATGCATATTCCTGCTGATGCGGCTTTTCTTGTTTCTTTTCAAAATGATCAATCATTTTATAATATATTCGATGATTTCGAAATTTTTGAGGCAGTTATCGGTAAAGAAGCGCAACATGAACTGACTTTTTTACACAAACAAGTATTAAAGCCATCGGATCTCGCTCAGCTAATCGCTAAACAAACACTCTATTTTTCCTTCCATCCCACTAAAGAAAGGATCGGTTACTTAATTACAATCCCTTTCAGAGTAAAAGTAAATGAGGAAGAAGCTTATGCAAAACTGAATACTGCTATAAGAAATATCGGGCAAGCAAAACCAGACAGTATCGCGGAAAACCTTTACCAAGTCACCCTAGATGAACTCAAGAGGCCTTTCTTCATTGCTTTTAGGTCGGGAACTGCACTGCTGAGCTTTGACAAAAATCTTATAGAAAAAGCCTTAGACGACAAAGAACCACACCTTTCGTCAAACTTTATTCAGGAGCTGAATGAAAACAGCCACAAAAACAACAATGCTATTTTCAACTTACATCTCAATCATGATCAACTTTTTAAACTCGTAACCGATTTAACGCGGGTTAAACCTGGCAACAATCTTCAACTATTGGAAGGTCTTAAGGGGATGTCGTCGCTAAACATGAATTTCAAAAGCGACGCACTGATGTTTAACGGCCAAAGCACAGTTGATGCCAATAACCAGAGTTACCTAGCTTTATATACCCACCAAAAGGCTAGCGATGAACAACTGAAAGAAATACTTACAGCAAATACTGCTGCTTACGCCGCATTTACCTTCTCCGATTACCCGTCTTTCCATAATCAGTTAACACAGTTATTAGATAAAAGAAAACAGTTAAATCGAATAAATGATCAGCTCAACCTCATAAAATCTTCAAAAAAAGTCGATATTAATGAAGAGCTTTTATCAGCGTGGGATAATGAATTCGCATCTGTGGAACTAAATACCAGAGAAAATATCGGCATAGTAAAGTTAAAAGATTCCTCGGATTTTGTTAAGATGATTGAAAAGATAAGTAGTCCAGCGGCGGAGAATATGCGACGGTTTGATAATTCTAACCTGCTATACTACTCTTTTGGCGACCCAATGCTGCCTTTTCAACGACCGTATTTCACTATTATCAACAACTATATGGTCTGTGCCAATACCATTAGTACACTCCAACAGTACCGAAAACAATATGAAGAACAACGGTTATTAGTAAACACATTACCTTATTTAGCGTTTAATAAGTTACGCTCAGACAAATCAAATATTTCCTTTTTTATTAATAACGAAAATGCCGCCCGAAACTTAAGACGGACTTTACAAGTCCCGTTTGAAAAAGCGTATAGTGACACAAGCGCCTTCGACTACAAGAATTTCTATGCTTTTTCTTATCAGTTATCGGGTTATAACGGAAACTTCTACAGTAATTTTATTGCGAAATACTCGCTACCATCAACAGACGCTAACGAGCCAGTTTGGGAATTTGGTCTCAACCAAGAGATTAATTATCCACCACAAGTTTTTGCTTACAATGATTCTGCAAATTTTATTATTACTCAGGATCAAAGTAACGTATTATACGCATTATCCTCGGATGGGAAAGAATTATGGCGAACTTCCCTTTCTGGAGAAATCTTAGGAAGTATACAGCAATTACCTGATAGGAGTATTATTTTTAATACAGCAAACAGACTTTACCGATTTAATACAAATGGTAATTCATCACCTGGATTTCCCGTTGCAATTCCTCATGAAGCAAGTAATGGATTAACAATATTTAACCCTCAACAGAGCGATTTTAAAGTGTTCATTCCTGGTTACCAACGCATCTTCGCGTATGATGAAAATGGCAAGGCTTTATCCGAGTGGGAAAATAAAACTGTACAAGGAAATATCGTCCATAATTTAAAAACTGCGCTCCTAAATGATCACAATTACATAATAGCGTTAACAGATATAGGAAATATCTATTATTTCAATCATAACAGTAGCTTAATTGATGTAACTGAAAGCAAAAATAAGTTTAAAAATACATTCAGCATTGAAATCACTCCCGGAACACCAGAAGAATCTCGTATAATAACAACAGACACCAGTGGAATGTTGCTGAGTTTTTATTTTGACAAAAACCTAACTAGAACGAATTTAGGAAGATGGTCAGAAAATCATCATTTTGAAACAGCAAATCTCCTTGGCGATAGTATCCCTGAACTTATTTTTATTGATAAAAAACAACTTCATGTTTATAACAGCAAGGATAGTACATTACACTATGATCATACCTTCGATACCGAAATAAACACCAAACTTCTATATTTCCCTACGACAAATAATCGGAAAACATTAGGCATTTCATCTATGGCAAAACTC
This Olivibacter sp. SDN3 DNA region includes the following protein-coding sequences:
- a CDS encoding DUF423 domain-containing protein, with protein sequence MNKRIILTAAFFGMIAVILGAFGAHGLSGKISEQSIENWHTAVNYQFYHTLALLFLATFSRAKNTLINVSYFAFTIGILLFCGSLYLLSTREITGISETQILGPVTPIGGVAFILGWVTLFLATLKGR